Within the Candidatus Nitrospira nitrificans genome, the region GCTCGGCTATACCTTGCAACTTCCGACGGAAGACCGGTTTCTGATGACGAAAACGGAATTGGAGAATAAGGTTGCCGTGCTGCTCGGCGGGCGGATCGCCGAAGAAACAATCTTCGGGGAAGCTTCCACGGGGGCGCAGAACGATCTGGTCAAGGCCACCGACATTGCAAAAAGCATGGTGAAGGCTTATGGAATGAGCGTGAAACTCGGGACCATCACCTTGGAGCGAGAACGGCAGCCCCAATTCCTCCAACTTCCGGTTGCGTCGGAACGAGGCGATTACTCCGAGGAGACCGCTCGTGAAATCGATTGTGAAGTCCGGCGGATCATCGACGAGCAGTATGGACGGGTGACGCGATTGCTGGAGGAGAACAAGGCGGCCCTGCAACAGGGAGCCAAACTGTTGTTGGAACGCGAGGTGATCACAGGGGCGGAGCTGAAAGCGATCATGGCAAGCCGTTGAGTCGATCGGCGATCGTATCGGCCGACCGTTTCAGGTTTGAGGTTTTTGGTTTCTGCGCAACTTGAAACCTGGAACGTGAAACGTGAAACTCGGGGTCGAAACATGCGCGGCACAGGCGATTTCTCGACGAACCATCATGAATAATGCGGGCTAATCGACCGACGGAGTGAATCCGGTGGAACAACAGGCAACCATCTCTGTCGAGGACAATGTGATTCGCTGCCGAGGGTCTTGGACACTTCCAAACTTGTCCCGTCTGGAGCGGGGAGGCCGAGCGCTTCGCTGGCCTGAGACTCCCACCGTCCTCTACGACGTCGGCGAAGTGACCGCCATGGATACGGGCGGCGCGCTCATACTGCAACGCTGCATCGACGGCGTGCGGCGCAAGGGGCAGCAGACCGCGCTCCAAGGGTTGAAACCCGAATTCGACGAGTTGCTCAGGAAAGTGGAAGTCGAGTGGTCTCGACCCGAGGGAAGAAGCGCGGATCGCCGGATGAGCTGGTGGGAAAGTCTCGCGCGTATCGTGCAGTCCCGGCAGGTGTCCACGATTCGCGCGCTCGCATTCGTCGGGGAAAGCACCATCGCGCTCGGTCGAGCGCTGATACGGCCCCGTTCCATTCGGTGGCGGTCGCTCTTGCGGATCGTGGAGTTGGATGGTGTGCGGGCCTTGCCGATCACCGGCCTTCTGACGTTTCTCGTCGGTGTCGTGATTGCCTATCAGGGCGCGGAACAACTCCGCAAGTTCGGCACGAACATTTTCATCGTGGATCTGGTCGGTATCTCCCTGTTGCGGGAAATCGCGCCGTTGATCGTGGCGATCCTCATTGCCGGGCGGTCGGGATCGGCCTATGCCGCCGAGATCGGCACGATGAAGGTCACGGAAGAATTGGACGCGGTGCGGACGCTGGGTATTTCGCCCATGAACTTGCTCGTGCTGCCGCGGGCGTTTGGCCTGGTCATCGCCCTCCCCCTGTTGACGGTGTACGCGGATGTCGTGGGCGTATTCGGCGGCATGTTGATCGCGTTGGGGGAGCTCAATGTGAGTTTCGTCGAGTTTGTCGCTCGATTCGAGGAAG harbors:
- a CDS encoding MlaE family ABC transporter permease; translated protein: MEQQATISVEDNVIRCRGSWTLPNLSRLERGGRALRWPETPTVLYDVGEVTAMDTGGALILQRCIDGVRRKGQQTALQGLKPEFDELLRKVEVEWSRPEGRSADRRMSWWESLARIVQSRQVSTIRALAFVGESTIALGRALIRPRSIRWRSLLRIVELDGVRALPITGLLTFLVGVVIAYQGAEQLRKFGTNIFIVDLVGISLLREIAPLIVAILIAGRSGSAYAAEIGTMKVTEELDAVRTLGISPMNLLVLPRAFGLVIALPLLTVYADVVGVFGGMLIALGELNVSFVEFVARFEEAVPVRHLLIGLGKAPFFAAIIALVGCYQGFQIRGGVDDVGRHTTISVVQGIFLVIVFDAVCSILLNWWDL